A stretch of the Lactuca sativa cultivar Salinas chromosome 9, Lsat_Salinas_v11, whole genome shotgun sequence genome encodes the following:
- the LOC111886385 gene encoding uncharacterized protein LOC111886385, which produces MITISLFSRCSAPPTVVVSPGSHRSGSVFRPEYGLRLRKSQFGIKTLRLHSSNSSNGQSKEEEYKSSSSRFLDEEGVVEDMDGYLNYLSLEYDSVWDTKPSWCQPWTIALTGTSIIGGSWLILHNVLATSVASTLICTWWYIFLYSYPKAYKEMIAERRKKVTSGVEDTFGLRNSP; this is translated from the exons ATGATAACCATCTCTCTCTTCTCTCGTTGCTCTGCTCCTCCAACGGTAGTTGTTTCTCCGGGATCTCATCGCTCCGGCAGCGTGTTCCGGCCGGAATACGGTCTACGTCTTCGAAAATCTCAATTTGGCATTAAAACCCTACGCCTTCACAGCAGCAATTCCTCCAACGGACAATCAAAGGAGGAGGAGTACAAGTCGAGCTCGAGCAGGTTCCTGGATGAGGAAGGCGTGGTGGAAGACATGGACGGATACCTCAACTACCTTTCACTCGAGTACGATTCAGTTTGGGATACCAAACCTTCCTG GTGTCAACCATGGACAATTGCCCTCACTGGAACATCCATCATTGGTGGAAGCTGGCTAATATTGCACAACGTCTTAGCCACTTCAGTTGCTTCCACTTTAATCTGCACCTGGTGGTACATCTTTCTCTATTCTTACCCAAAG GCATATAAGGAAATGATCGCTGAGAGAAGGAAGAAGGTCACTAGTGGTGTTGAAGACACATTTGGTTTAAGAAACAGTCCTTAA
- the LOC111886384 gene encoding COMPASS-like H3K4 histone methylase component WDR5B: protein MGSNSNTNTVQPPPQYAPYRLVKTLTAHQSAVSCVKFSNSGKLLASASLDKSLILWNAENLTLISRLNGHTEGVSDLAWSSDSHYICSASDDKTLRIWDARAAECVKTLRGHTDFVFCVNFSVHSNLIVSGSFDETIRVWDVKTGKTNHVIRAHSLPVTSVHFNRDGSLIVSGSHDGSCKIWDTATGTCLKTLIDDKVPAVSFTKFSPNGKFILVATLDDNLKLWNYSTGKFLKMYTGHVNKKYCITPTFSVTNGKYIVSGSEDHCVYIWDLQGKNLLQKLEGHTDTVISVNCHPTENMIASAGLLGDRTIRIWVQPS, encoded by the exons ATGGGCAGCAACAGTAACACCAACACTGTCCAACCACCACCTCAATACGCCCCCTACCGCCTCGTCAAAACCTTAACCGCCCACCAATCTGCCGTCTCCTGCGTCAAATTCTCCAACAGCGGCAAACTCCTCGCCTCCGCCTCCTTAGACAAATCCCTCATCCTCTGGAATGCCGAAAACCTAACCCTAATCTCCCGCCTCAACGGCCACACCGAAGGCGTCTCCGACCTCGCCTGGTCCTCCGACTCACACTACATCTGCTCCGCCTCCGACGACAAAACCCTCCGCATCTGGGACGCACGCGCCGCCGAATGCGTCAAAACCCTACGCGGCCACACCGATTTCGTCTTCTGTGTAAATTTCAGCGTTCATTCGAACCTCATCGTCTCCGGATCATTCGATGAgacgattagggtttgggacGTAAAAACAGGGAAGACTAATCACGTAATCAGAGCTCACTCGTTACCCGTGACCTCCGTGCATTTCAACCGCGACGGATCGCTGATTGTTTCCGGCAGCCACGACGGTAGCTGTAAGATTTGGGATACCGCAACCGGAACCTGTTTGAAGACGCTCATCGACGATAAGGTTCCAGCGGTTTCTTTCACCAAATTCTCACCTAATGGAAAGTTTATACTCGTCGCCACACTTGACGATAATCTG AAGCTCTGGAACTACTCAACTGGAAAGTTCTTGAAGATGTATACAGGTCATGTAAACAAAAAGTATTGCATAACCCCTACGTTTTCTGTGACAAATGGTAAATACATCGTCAGTGGTTCAGAGGACCATTGCGTCTACATTTGGGATTTACAGGGGAAGAATCTGCTTCAGAAACTAGAAGGGCATACTGATACGGTTATTTCTGTAAATTGCCACCCAACAGAGAACATGATTGCGTCTGCAGGGCTTCTTGGTGATCGAACAATTAGGATATGGGTTCAACCAAGTTAA
- the LOC111886386 gene encoding F-box protein SKIP17 — MDGGPSMAKRPCCSDPSVAKTQSTMLSESDNDAVLKSFLGVFDYDTINTSYDNLIESRSSDSDENDLIQRALHLDSLLLEAGKRSDRKRSSSHKVAVWPLPPDLTIKVFGMLDTQSDCYAAATCSFFQKCVVDPLCFINIDLITLVPKVNNVVGSSWKCTSLIVLGTKNDPDKEKSHLF; from the exons ATGGACGGTGGACCTTCCATGGCCAAACGCCCTTGTTGTTCCGATCCTTCCGTCGCTAAAACTCAATCAACTATGTTGTCGGAATCTGACAACGATGCGGTGTTGAAATCTTTCTTAGGTGTCTTCGATTATGACACAATCAACACCTCTTACGACAATCTCATCGAATCTAGATCATCTGATTCCGATGAAAATGACTTGATCCAACGCGCTCTTCACCTCGACTCTCTTCTCCTCGAAGCCGGAAAACGGTCCGATCGTAAACGGTCATCCTCACACAAAGTCGCAGTATGGCCTCTGCCTCCCGATCTCACGATCAAG GTTTTTGGTATGCTTGATACTCAAAGCGATTGTTATGCTGCTGCGACGTGTTCATTTTTTCAAAAGTGTGTTGTGGATCCTTTGTGTTTTATAAACATCGACTTAATTACGTTAGTTCCTAAGGTCAACAATGTTGTAGGTTCGAGCTGGAAATGCACTTCA CTTATAGTATTAGGAACGAAAAATGATCCAGACAAGGAAAAGAGTCACCTATTCTAA